One region of Marispirochaeta aestuarii genomic DNA includes:
- a CDS encoding pirin family protein, producing the protein MQRGIVSVSKSVPTTEGAGVHLHRAFGFGKTEEYDPFLLLDDFRGDNPADYRAGFPWHPHRGIETITYILAGTVEHRDSLGNSGVIGPGEVQWMTAGSGIIHQEMPRGDESGRMYGFQLWANLPRAKKMIPPRYQQYGAADIPAVTSREGSSARIICGELWGGRGPVDGTFVDPAYFDIEIPAGTLQEIPIAPGRHAFAYIIEGSGDFCGKKEPFDVPRSSAGWADTLVEKQAANRHLLLFSDGDSITVESGSKGIRFLLVSGIPLAEPVAWYGPIVMNTREELQTAFRELEEGSFLKGEQ; encoded by the coding sequence ATGCAGAGGGGAATAGTTTCTGTCAGTAAATCCGTTCCAACCACCGAGGGGGCAGGCGTACACCTGCATAGAGCCTTCGGATTCGGCAAAACCGAAGAGTATGATCCTTTCCTGCTTCTGGATGATTTTCGGGGGGATAATCCTGCCGATTACAGAGCAGGTTTTCCCTGGCACCCCCACAGAGGCATTGAGACCATAACCTACATACTTGCGGGCACGGTGGAGCACCGGGACAGCCTGGGTAACAGCGGGGTCATCGGCCCCGGGGAAGTCCAATGGATGACCGCAGGAAGCGGAATAATCCACCAGGAGATGCCCCGGGGAGACGAGTCCGGACGCATGTACGGTTTTCAGCTCTGGGCGAATCTTCCGAGGGCAAAAAAGATGATCCCCCCCAGGTACCAGCAGTACGGGGCCGCAGATATCCCGGCGGTAACGAGCAGAGAGGGTTCCTCTGCCAGAATAATCTGCGGAGAACTCTGGGGAGGCCGGGGGCCCGTGGATGGAACGTTCGTTGATCCGGCCTATTTTGATATTGAAATACCCGCCGGAACCCTCCAGGAGATACCCATTGCCCCGGGACGACATGCCTTTGCCTACATAATCGAAGGAAGCGGAGATTTCTGCGGTAAAAAGGAGCCCTTCGATGTACCCCGCTCGAGCGCCGGCTGGGCTGATACGCTTGTGGAGAAACAGGCCGCGAACCGGCATCTTCTGCTCTTTTCCGACGGCGACAGCATTACTGTTGAGTCCGGCAGCAAAGGAATCCGATTTCTGCTGGTATCGGGCATTCCCCTTGCAGAACCTGTCGCCTGGTACGGTCCCATAGTCATGAATACCCGGGAGGAGCTGCAGACAGCCTTCAGGGAACTCGAGGAAGGCTCCTTTTTAAAAGGAGAACAATAA
- a CDS encoding PilZ domain-containing protein, giving the protein MNFLEKIWKAIIQRSLSSGPVEVWVFLVLILLFIAFLVISNKRRKIREREILHKAYETKWNRYIEKFDITPEEAELLTKLAGYLGTPEKRYSLLVDSHVFNACLRKYLQHEGGRDDLVRSVMYKAGLKPISEEVRAVALTRRKLPRRRVDIEATLAPLGGAKEGLTAGMHDLSSHGACTDNPEKRFSEGDDLTVSFSFQGRRYRNIGAEVIRVSRKGERLHLKFHHRDS; this is encoded by the coding sequence ATGAACTTTTTAGAAAAGATCTGGAAGGCAATAATCCAACGTTCTCTCAGTTCGGGTCCTGTGGAGGTGTGGGTTTTCCTGGTTTTGATCCTGCTTTTTATCGCTTTCCTTGTGATATCCAACAAGCGCCGTAAGATTCGGGAAAGAGAAATACTCCACAAAGCCTACGAAACCAAATGGAACCGCTATATCGAAAAGTTCGATATTACCCCGGAGGAAGCCGAGCTCCTTACAAAGCTCGCCGGCTATTTAGGAACCCCCGAAAAACGTTATTCCCTGCTGGTGGACAGTCATGTTTTCAATGCATGCCTGCGCAAATATCTTCAGCATGAAGGCGGCCGGGACGATCTTGTTCGAAGTGTGATGTACAAGGCCGGACTCAAGCCCATCTCCGAAGAGGTGCGGGCTGTTGCCCTTACTCGCAGAAAACTGCCCCGCAGACGGGTCGATATTGAAGCGACCCTCGCTCCCCTAGGGGGTGCAAAGGAGGGGCTGACTGCCGGGATGCATGACCTCAGCTCCCACGGAGCCTGTACGGACAATCCGGAAAAGCGTTTTTCCGAAGGGGATGACCTTACTGTCAGTTTTTCATTTCAGGGAAGGCGGTATCGGAACATCGGTGCCGAGGTTATACGGGTTTCCCGGAAGGGGGAACGCCTGCACCTGAAGTTTCACCACAGGGATTCTTGA
- the sbcB gene encoding exodeoxyribonuclease I: MASIYWYDLETFGKNPFYDRVAQFAGLRTDDSFEPVGQPQVYYCRLSPDYLPDPAACMVTGITPQEVQSRGMPEAEFVRQILKEFTQPGTCVTGYNSIRFDDEFIRNLLYRNFHDPYEREYQNGNSRWDILDLLRTAHDLRPEGITWVRKEDGKPDFTLETLAAANGIEHEHAHDALSDVYATIGMARLVHEKQPRLFRYLFRLRRKQEVWKQIDLYKQTPFLHTSGMFTSPSGCTSLVMPLTLDPNNGNCVLCYDLRYDPGPLIEQSADEVRRQIFTPSQELTGDRIHIKGIHVNRGPSIAPVKMLDSSSAGRLGIDLDTCRKHYRLLKGAGDLLQKVRQVYTVERPQDDSRDPDLQIYSGGFFKDSDREGFKQIHSAKPEELPDLQRKWDDPRIPELLWRYIFRNYPQVMPENEKKKWKSFCASRILIPTAAEAVRLPEFRKKLAAYREDKTLAPRKKVVVGELERWADQLEKDLLS, from the coding sequence ATGGCAAGCATCTACTGGTACGATCTGGAAACCTTCGGGAAAAACCCTTTTTACGACCGCGTGGCCCAGTTCGCCGGGCTGAGGACCGACGACTCCTTTGAACCTGTCGGTCAGCCCCAGGTTTATTACTGCCGACTCTCGCCGGATTACCTGCCGGATCCTGCCGCCTGCATGGTCACCGGCATAACCCCTCAGGAGGTACAGTCCAGGGGTATGCCGGAAGCGGAATTTGTTCGGCAGATTCTGAAAGAGTTCACCCAGCCCGGAACCTGCGTGACCGGGTATAATTCCATCCGTTTCGACGACGAGTTTATCCGGAATCTTCTCTACAGGAACTTCCACGATCCCTACGAAAGGGAGTACCAGAACGGGAACTCCCGCTGGGACATCCTGGACCTGCTCCGTACCGCCCACGATCTGCGTCCTGAGGGGATCACCTGGGTTCGCAAAGAGGATGGAAAACCCGACTTTACCCTGGAAACCCTGGCAGCGGCCAACGGAATTGAACATGAACACGCCCACGACGCCCTGAGCGATGTATATGCTACCATTGGTATGGCCAGGCTGGTCCATGAAAAACAGCCCCGCCTGTTCCGTTACCTTTTTCGTCTGCGCAGAAAACAGGAGGTGTGGAAGCAGATCGATCTGTACAAGCAGACACCTTTTCTGCATACCTCCGGAATGTTCACCTCCCCTTCCGGCTGCACCTCCCTGGTAATGCCCCTGACCCTGGATCCGAACAACGGGAACTGCGTCCTCTGTTACGATCTTCGCTACGACCCGGGTCCTCTCATTGAACAGAGTGCCGACGAGGTACGCAGACAGATCTTTACCCCGAGCCAGGAGCTCACGGGCGACCGAATCCATATAAAGGGAATCCATGTAAATCGCGGACCGTCCATTGCCCCGGTTAAAATGCTGGACAGCAGCTCCGCCGGGCGTCTCGGAATAGACCTGGACACCTGTAGAAAGCATTACCGTCTCCTCAAAGGGGCCGGTGACCTGTTGCAGAAGGTCCGCCAGGTATACACGGTGGAAAGGCCTCAGGACGACTCCCGGGACCCGGACCTCCAGATTTACTCAGGGGGGTTTTTCAAGGACAGCGACAGGGAAGGATTCAAACAGATCCACTCGGCAAAGCCGGAGGAACTGCCCGATCTTCAGCGAAAATGGGATGACCCGCGAATTCCGGAACTGTTATGGCGGTATATCTTTCGAAACTACCCCCAGGTAATGCCTGAGAATGAAAAGAAAAAGTGGAAGAGCTTCTGCGCATCCAGAATACTGATACCCACCGCAGCAGAAGCCGTCAGGCTGCCGGAATTCCGAAAGAAGCTGGCCGCGTACCGGGAGGATAAAACCCTGGCACCCCGCAAAAAGGTTGTCGTGGGTGAACTGGAAAGATGGGCCGATCAGCTTGAGAAGGATCTTCTCTCCTGA
- a CDS encoding CBS domain-containing protein, with amino-acid sequence MLIEALLKSKAVPGVITIAGDTPVAEAVAEMNRHHIGAVLVVDREKQLLGILSERDVLRHFTECARGLTAEKIMTPRSRLIIGHRDDTVEYAMRVFTNNKIRHLPVLEGDRIIGIVSIGDALKAHLESLEHDNKMLEDYVTGASLVID; translated from the coding sequence ATGCTTATTGAAGCCCTGCTTAAGAGCAAAGCTGTTCCCGGTGTAATTACCATCGCCGGAGATACTCCCGTCGCCGAAGCTGTGGCAGAAATGAACAGGCACCATATCGGGGCGGTACTGGTAGTAGACCGGGAGAAACAGCTTCTGGGAATTCTGTCGGAACGGGACGTACTTCGGCATTTTACCGAATGCGCCAGGGGCCTTACGGCGGAAAAGATCATGACCCCCAGATCGCGCCTGATTATCGGACACAGGGATGACACAGTCGAATACGCCATGAGGGTGTTCACCAACAACAAGATACGCCATCTGCCCGTTCTGGAGGGAGACCGGATTATAGGCATTGTCTCCATCGGGGACGCCCTCAAGGCCCATCTGGAAAGCCTGGAGCACGACAACAAAATGCTGGAAGATTACGTCACCGGAGCCTCTCTCGTGATTGATTAA
- a CDS encoding P-II family nitrogen regulator, translated as MKLITAMIKPQKLEDVKKALFEADVHKMTVTSTQGCGQQKGYTETFRGAITEINLLKKIRLDIAVNEDFVETTIDAICKGAYTGEIGDGKIFVTELIECVRIRTRERGNKAIG; from the coding sequence ATGAAACTGATAACAGCAATGATCAAACCCCAGAAACTGGAGGACGTTAAAAAGGCCCTGTTCGAGGCGGATGTCCATAAAATGACCGTCACCTCGACCCAGGGATGCGGCCAGCAGAAAGGCTACACTGAAACCTTTCGCGGTGCCATTACCGAAATCAACCTGTTGAAGAAGATCCGACTTGATATCGCGGTAAACGAAGACTTCGTGGAAACCACCATCGATGCCATCTGCAAAGGTGCCTATACCGGAGAAATCGGGGACGGCAAGATATTCGTGACCGAACTGATCGAGTGCGTACGCATTCGAACCCGGGAACGGGGCAACAAGGCAATCGGCTAG
- a CDS encoding ammonium transporter produces the protein MNIGTGNGRIKALLILLIMALSAGGSLYAQTMEDWETIRVGLDTVWVLLAAFLVFFMQAGFGMVEAGFIRAKNTANILTKNFLDFCMASIAFFILGYGLMFGNGNGFIGFSGFFMIGAESGADVPLYAFWLFQAAFVGAAATIVAGGMAERMKFPAYLIYSFIVSALVYPVIGHWVWGGGWLAELNFADFAGSAVVHTTGGVAALVGTIILGPRTGKYRSDGKPNVLGSHNIPIAALGVFILWFGWFGFNPGSSLGVGDGSLIALVAINTNLAAAAGAIGAMITVWIKVGKPDLSLIMNGALAGLVAITAPCAFVSPVSAIVIGGIGGFLVVVATLGLDDLKIDDPVGAFPVHGVNGMWGAISVGLFGRQSLGLAGDGLLFGGGFSQLGIQLLGTVTIAVFVFISMGIVFLVLKKTIGLRVSAMEEYRGLDIGEHGVESYNGFQIIE, from the coding sequence GTGAATATTGGAACTGGAAATGGAAGAATCAAAGCCCTGCTTATTCTCCTGATAATGGCGCTAAGCGCAGGCGGATCGCTCTACGCACAGACCATGGAGGACTGGGAAACTATCAGAGTGGGCCTGGATACCGTGTGGGTTCTGCTGGCGGCTTTTCTGGTCTTTTTTATGCAGGCCGGTTTTGGAATGGTGGAGGCCGGTTTTATCCGTGCGAAGAATACGGCCAACATACTGACAAAGAACTTCCTCGACTTCTGCATGGCGTCCATTGCCTTTTTTATCCTGGGCTATGGACTCATGTTCGGAAATGGTAACGGTTTTATCGGATTTTCCGGCTTCTTCATGATAGGAGCGGAAAGCGGAGCCGACGTTCCGCTCTACGCCTTCTGGCTGTTTCAGGCGGCGTTCGTTGGAGCAGCGGCGACTATTGTGGCCGGAGGAATGGCGGAACGCATGAAGTTCCCCGCCTATCTTATTTACTCATTTATAGTGTCGGCCCTGGTATACCCTGTTATAGGACACTGGGTATGGGGAGGCGGCTGGCTTGCGGAACTCAATTTTGCCGACTTCGCAGGTTCCGCAGTAGTTCATACAACCGGCGGCGTGGCAGCCCTGGTGGGGACCATCATCCTCGGACCGCGGACGGGAAAGTACCGTTCCGACGGCAAACCGAACGTTCTCGGCAGTCACAATATTCCCATTGCGGCTCTGGGGGTATTTATTCTCTGGTTCGGATGGTTCGGATTTAACCCCGGATCGAGCCTGGGAGTCGGAGACGGTTCGCTCATCGCCCTCGTGGCCATAAACACCAACCTCGCGGCTGCGGCGGGAGCAATCGGTGCAATGATAACCGTGTGGATCAAGGTGGGCAAACCCGATCTGTCGCTGATAATGAACGGCGCCCTTGCGGGTCTGGTCGCAATAACCGCACCATGCGCCTTCGTCTCTCCCGTCTCGGCAATCGTTATCGGGGGAATCGGCGGTTTTCTTGTAGTAGTAGCAACCCTCGGCCTCGACGATCTGAAGATCGATGATCCCGTCGGCGCTTTCCCCGTACACGGCGTCAACGGCATGTGGGGAGCCATATCCGTCGGACTTTTCGGCCGACAGTCCCTGGGCCTCGCCGGCGACGGACTCTTATTCGGCGGAGGTTTCAGCCAGCTCGGCATTCAGCTTCTGGGCACCGTCACCATCGCGGTCTTTGTTTTTATAAGCATGGGAATCGTATTCCTTGTCCTGAAGAAGACAATCGGCCTCAGGGTCAGTGCCATGGAAGAATACCGGGGCCTGGATATCGGCGAACACGGTGTGGAGTCGTATAACGGATTCCAGATAATCGAATAG
- a CDS encoding protein-tyrosine phosphatase family protein has translation MAQLDILEIAGRHSIIMSAHPLEKVEQKEEFPGTLRSFFADLNKLEVRAVTVLLPQEELLGNYKGTDLVKEYRRSGFEVLHFPLENFGTPRGIEVFDQLMSRLSEKLLKINVLIHCKTGCSRTAMVAAGVLIKLGSSAARAIMAVHSARPSSNLTINQIQFLREYQRYLSQK, from the coding sequence ATGGCGCAGTTAGATATCCTTGAGATAGCGGGAAGGCATTCCATAATCATGTCAGCCCATCCGCTGGAGAAGGTCGAGCAGAAAGAGGAGTTTCCCGGGACACTCCGGTCGTTTTTTGCTGACCTGAACAAGCTGGAAGTGAGGGCCGTTACCGTTCTTCTGCCCCAGGAAGAACTTCTTGGAAACTACAAGGGCACTGATCTGGTAAAAGAATACCGCCGCTCAGGCTTCGAGGTACTCCACTTCCCCCTGGAGAATTTCGGTACCCCCCGGGGGATAGAGGTTTTCGATCAGCTCATGTCCCGTCTGTCTGAAAAACTGCTGAAGATAAATGTACTGATCCACTGCAAAACCGGATGCAGCCGTACCGCCATGGTAGCTGCGGGAGTCCTGATAAAGCTCGGCAGCAGCGCCGCCCGGGCCATAATGGCTGTTCATTCCGCCCGCCCCTCCTCAAACCTCACGATCAACCAGATTCAGTTCCTCAGGGAATATCAGCGGTATCTTTCGCAGAAGTAA
- the cls gene encoding cardiolipin synthase, producing the protein MAGDLLSPTSVLLFLYAVFVVSLTVRILLDNKAPEVSIAWLLAIYFLPYVGAGMYILGGINWKKRKIMKLLPEKTFQTLLGPILEQQMDFLRNDWDSMDNDIAKSINLALRAGNSIITLYNQVKTYYEGQEFVEDLLSDLEGARDSIHLEVYIYRSDELGKRIRDVLLRKAAEGVKVRLLFDGVGCFNKMSWKFKRELRKSPIETRYFLDPMNVLSGRLLNYRNHRKIIVIDGQVGYTGGMNIGVEYITGGRYFNSWRDTHIRLEGESVQLLQAVFLSDWYNSGGELIQDQRFFPEEGRRRGCSSQLPMQIVCSGPDSDWNSLRMMYANLIHNANHRIYIQSPYFVPEATITNALITAALSGVEVNVMMTGVPDKRIPFWVAHTYFEDLLEAGVNIYLYEDGFFHSKTLCTDSSIATIGSCNLDVRSFHLDYELNAFFYDVDIARQLEEKFHYYMQFCRKITGEDVESMSIPRKLRNSLFRMIAPLL; encoded by the coding sequence ATGGCTGGGGATCTTCTTTCTCCCACCTCAGTGCTGCTGTTCCTGTATGCTGTATTTGTAGTCTCTCTGACGGTCCGTATTCTTCTGGATAACAAGGCTCCCGAAGTCTCCATAGCCTGGCTCCTGGCGATCTATTTTCTGCCCTACGTGGGGGCGGGTATGTACATTCTGGGGGGGATAAACTGGAAGAAACGCAAGATAATGAAGCTTCTTCCGGAAAAAACCTTTCAAACCCTTCTTGGCCCGATTCTGGAACAGCAGATGGATTTTCTCAGAAACGACTGGGACTCCATGGATAATGATATTGCCAAATCGATCAACCTTGCCCTCCGGGCCGGCAATTCCATTATAACCCTGTACAATCAGGTAAAGACATATTATGAAGGGCAGGAATTTGTAGAAGACCTGCTTTCCGATCTGGAAGGAGCGCGGGACTCCATTCACCTGGAGGTGTATATTTACAGGTCCGATGAGCTCGGCAAAAGAATCCGGGATGTCCTGCTGCGCAAGGCCGCGGAGGGGGTAAAGGTACGGCTTCTGTTTGACGGGGTGGGGTGTTTCAATAAAATGAGCTGGAAGTTCAAACGGGAACTGCGGAAATCCCCCATCGAAACCAGATATTTTCTTGATCCCATGAATGTGCTGTCCGGAAGGCTGCTGAACTATCGTAATCATCGCAAAATTATCGTCATTGACGGGCAGGTCGGCTATACCGGCGGAATGAATATCGGGGTCGAATATATAACCGGCGGCCGGTATTTCAACAGCTGGCGGGATACCCACATTCGACTTGAGGGTGAATCGGTCCAGCTTCTGCAGGCCGTGTTCCTCTCGGACTGGTATAATTCCGGCGGAGAATTAATACAGGACCAGCGTTTTTTCCCGGAAGAGGGTCGCCGCCGGGGGTGTTCCAGTCAGCTGCCCATGCAGATTGTGTGCAGCGGCCCTGATTCGGACTGGAACAGTCTCAGAATGATGTATGCCAACCTGATCCATAACGCAAACCACCGTATCTATATTCAGAGTCCCTACTTTGTCCCTGAAGCGACCATTACCAATGCGTTGATAACCGCCGCCCTCTCCGGGGTGGAGGTCAACGTCATGATGACCGGAGTGCCGGATAAGCGGATTCCCTTCTGGGTTGCCCACACATATTTTGAGGATCTGCTGGAAGCGGGGGTGAATATATACCTCTACGAGGACGGTTTTTTTCACTCCAAGACCCTCTGCACAGACAGTTCCATCGCTACCATCGGCAGCTGCAATCTGGATGTCCGGAGTTTTCATCTGGACTATGAGCTTAATGCCTTTTTTTATGATGTTGATATTGCCCGGCAGCTGGAAGAAAAGTTTCATTATTATATGCAATTCTGTAGAAAGATTACCGGCGAGGACGTGGAATCCATGAGCATTCCCCGAAAACTGCGGAACTCTCTCTTCCGGATGATTGCACCCCTGCTTTGA
- a CDS encoding DMT family transporter, whose product MVNPGLSYKVPSWALAVVSCLLWSSAFAGVKTGLQHAPPLFFAGLRFTLAGILLIPLAGSPLKYLRELRGSPFLPFKVGIFQTVLLYSLFFLSLNLVPGSVGAVVNGMLPLWAALAAHVLLKDDKMGRRMLVSLGIGFGGIVLLSVTRNGGVPGEIGGPELVGIFLMLGASFANVLGQIVVYHSRGTMNSMVLTSSQFILGGLMLLGISRIVEGAFVLPPAPVFWGALIYLGFLSAAAFSIWFHLLSVRGEKVSVIGIWQFLIPVAGAALSWLIIPGDDPSWPVFSGMILIASAIIYFFYPSNRSPE is encoded by the coding sequence GTGGTAAATCCAGGTCTCTCATATAAAGTGCCGTCCTGGGCCCTGGCAGTGGTATCCTGCCTGCTCTGGTCCAGCGCCTTCGCGGGGGTTAAAACCGGTCTGCAGCACGCTCCGCCTCTTTTTTTTGCCGGGCTTCGCTTTACCCTTGCGGGGATTCTGCTTATTCCACTGGCAGGCTCACCGCTGAAATACCTTCGGGAACTGAGGGGTTCTCCCTTTCTTCCGTTTAAGGTCGGGATATTCCAGACGGTTCTGCTCTATTCCCTGTTCTTTCTTTCCCTCAATCTGGTTCCCGGCTCCGTGGGGGCCGTGGTAAACGGGATGCTTCCTCTATGGGCGGCCCTGGCAGCCCATGTTCTCCTGAAGGATGACAAAATGGGCCGACGGATGCTTGTGAGCCTCGGTATCGGCTTCGGGGGCATTGTTCTTTTGAGCGTGACCCGAAACGGAGGAGTTCCCGGAGAAATCGGAGGTCCGGAGCTGGTCGGTATTTTTCTCATGCTCGGGGCGAGTTTTGCAAATGTTCTGGGTCAGATAGTCGTGTATCATTCCCGGGGCACCATGAACTCCATGGTCCTTACCAGTTCGCAGTTCATTCTCGGAGGACTTATGCTGCTCGGGATCTCCCGTATTGTGGAAGGGGCATTTGTCCTTCCCCCGGCTCCTGTTTTCTGGGGGGCCCTGATCTACCTGGGATTTCTTTCCGCCGCGGCTTTCTCCATCTGGTTCCACCTTTTATCCGTGAGGGGAGAGAAGGTGTCGGTAATCGGTATCTGGCAGTTTCTTATTCCCGTGGCCGGTGCTGCTTTGAGCTGGCTGATAATCCCCGGAGATGATCCCAGCTGGCCGGTATTCAGCGGTATGATTCTGATTGCTTCGGCGATTATCTACTTTTTCTACCCCTCAAACAGGAGCCCGGAATGA
- a CDS encoding MFS transporter, translating into MTEFKRDLQYWKFSLYGFVKNLQFFDPFLILFFREMGISFFQIGVLYSVREIITNITEIPTGILADTLGRRSAMLFAFASYIVSFALFYLFPNYWVYIGAMVFFALGESFRSGTHKAMIMEYLKIHNMTDQKVAYYGHTRAWSQRGSAISALIASLLVFFSGSYRSVFLWSILPYLAGMILIASYPKELDFSCDEEECDEEQRKKGWKDVVTTIRNFIGLFTEPKVRRALINSSLFDGVFKTIKDYVQPILKNLALALPLFTMLEGNQRVAIMSGVVYTILYLLTSIASSRASRFHSMFSDRITGLNITYVSGVVVVVGIAYFLNVNLPSLAVLLFVIYYLLENLRRPATLGFLSDRIKGSVMATGLSGESQLKTLMIAVLSPLFGLAADRFGLGPAMLLAALVPALAYPLIRFRPDT; encoded by the coding sequence ATGACGGAATTCAAACGTGACCTGCAGTACTGGAAATTCTCTCTCTACGGTTTCGTTAAAAACCTCCAGTTTTTCGACCCTTTTCTTATTCTCTTTTTTCGCGAGATGGGGATCAGCTTTTTCCAGATAGGTGTGCTCTATTCTGTGCGGGAGATTATTACAAATATTACCGAAATCCCCACAGGGATTCTCGCGGATACCCTGGGGCGCCGCAGTGCGATGCTTTTTGCCTTCGCAAGCTATATTGTCAGCTTTGCCCTGTTTTATCTGTTTCCGAACTACTGGGTCTATATCGGAGCCATGGTGTTCTTTGCCCTGGGAGAGAGCTTTCGTTCCGGGACCCATAAAGCCATGATCATGGAATATCTGAAAATCCACAACATGACCGATCAGAAAGTGGCCTACTATGGACATACCCGGGCCTGGTCACAGAGGGGCTCGGCGATTTCCGCGCTCATAGCATCTCTGCTGGTCTTTTTCTCCGGAAGCTATCGCTCGGTTTTTCTCTGGAGTATTCTTCCCTATCTGGCGGGTATGATCCTTATTGCCAGTTATCCGAAAGAACTTGATTTCTCCTGTGACGAGGAGGAGTGCGACGAGGAACAGCGAAAAAAAGGGTGGAAGGATGTCGTCACCACGATCAGAAACTTTATCGGTCTGTTCACGGAGCCGAAGGTCCGTCGTGCCCTTATTAATTCCAGTCTTTTTGACGGCGTGTTCAAGACCATAAAGGATTATGTGCAGCCCATTCTGAAAAACCTTGCCCTTGCCCTGCCGCTGTTTACCATGCTGGAAGGAAACCAGCGGGTGGCGATTATGTCCGGGGTGGTGTACACCATTCTGTACCTGCTTACCAGTATCGCAAGCAGCCGGGCCTCCCGGTTTCACTCCATGTTCTCCGACAGAATTACCGGACTCAACATAACCTATGTGAGCGGTGTTGTCGTAGTTGTGGGCATCGCCTATTTTCTGAATGTGAATCTTCCGTCCCTGGCGGTACTACTTTTTGTAATCTACTATCTGCTGGAAAATCTCAGACGTCCGGCGACTCTGGGATTCCTGAGCGACCGCATCAAAGGCTCTGTAATGGCCACCGGGCTCTCCGGAGAGAGCCAGCTCAAGACCCTCATGATCGCCGTGCTGTCCCCCCTCTTCGGTCTCGCCGCGGACCGCTTCGGCCTGGGGCCGGCAATGCTGCTGGCAGCCCTCGTTCCGGCCCTGGCGTATCCTCTTATAAGGTTCCGTCCGGATACCTAG